The sequence tttctggaCTTTGATGGTTTACCCTCAAGTGCAAACACCAGTTGGATCAATACCAGCTGATTGTTTTACCCTTTGACCTTTTCTCACTTGTTCCAGGGAGGACAAAGAGCAACACGTCTCCAGGACCAGATTAGCCACTGGACTTTTTGCCTCTTAAGACCAACAGGACGGCCAGGGACCATGCTGACCTTCCTCGCTGCTGGCTCCGTGTTCTTTCCCGGCCTCTTCCTTCTGTCCAAGCAGTGCCTCAAATCCATCCCAGCGCTGCGATGGAGCGAAGGCGATGCTGTTATTGTGTCGGCCAGGTGGGACCCTCCGGACCTGTCGCTTTCTGTGCAGACATTTATAGTGCTAAAGCTTGTCATCTTACTTGCTAATGGTCCACTTTCTAGGTTGGTGTCGTCGGTTCAGGCGGTCATGGCTTCGTCAGCTGGCTACATTATTGCTTCTTCCTGCAATGACATCATCGAGGACCAGTAAGTCAACCCATGTCTATCACAACATTGTCAGTCGATTTGGAGGAGTCAGCACTGTGCGCAAACTGCCTTTTGTTATATCTTTGTACTTAATAGAGAAGGGTGCATCCAAAGTAGGGACGGGCATGCAACAAAATGACTGCATTTgccccaaatataagacaacccctCTTTTTCAAGACCCGTTTTTTACAAATATTGTATATTCTAAGACAAACAAAAGATAGTAATATGTCTGAGCAGCTGACTTTACTCCATTGGTTAGCATGATGTTCAAATTAGCATCAtaactagagatgccgataatatcggactgccgatattatcggctgataaatgctttaaaatgtaatattggaaattatcggtatcggtttcaaaaagtaaaatttatgactttttaaaacgccactgtacggagtggtacatagacgtagggagaagtacagagcgccaataaaccttaaaggcactgcttttgcgtgccgccccaatcacataatatctacggcttttcacacacacaagtgaatgcaagacaaatttggtcaacagccatacaggtcacactgagggtggctgtataaacaactttaacactgttgcaaatatgcgccacactgtgaacccacaccaaacaagaatgacaaacacatttcgggagaacatccgcaccgtaacacaacctaaacacaacagaacaaatacccagaacctcttgcagcactaactcttccaaaaaagccattatcggacatctctaatcataacTCATTTGTTTGCCGACTTGCTCACATCCACTTTTTTTCCCTATTTAAGTGGGTCTCTGTGTCGCCAGCTCAATGATGTCTGTGAGTGACAGAAAGAAAATCTCGAAAGTTTGTGTGGCGCCACCTGTTGGTTCGCATGTATAAATATGTAAACCCTGACTATAAGCCGACCCGTTTTTTACAGACTTAACCCCcaaaatattgtatattaattGTACGGATGTCAAAATTATTGTTTTAATGCAGATTAATCCAACGTCATTACTAATCTGATGTTTTTAAAACACAATTAATCCATCAAAATGGCTAAAGAAAttgatataaatatacatttttacacatttctaCAACTACAGGTGTGTCCAGTGTGCGGCACATTCTACAAATACAATACGATTTTTAAAGAAGTTTTTAAAAACAGAAAAAGTGAGAAGAACAAAAGGCGTAGCGAGAACGCTGCTAGTACTTTGACAACAAGTAATGGATaacatggtaaatggtaaatgggttgtacttgtttagcgcttttctaccttcttaAGGAActtaaagcactttgacactatttccacattcacacacacattcacacactgatggcgggagctgccatgcaaggcgctaaccaggaccaatcaggagcaagggtgaagtgtcttgctcaaggacacaacggacgtgactaggatggtagaaggtggggattgaaccaggaaccctcaggttgctggcacagccactctcccaaccgcgccacgccatccccaacAACAATGTCGCAATAAAAGTGCCACAGACAAGTAAAGTAAAGCTTTGCAGCAACTGTGATTCATTTAACCTATTTGATTGTTTTTACATgttgtataaaataaaaaaaatctcaaagtggCCCCCACATTCTTTAGATTTTTCTGTATGAAATCGTCCGTAGAAAAAGTTGAAACACCCCTGTCTTACAAACATTACTtaaaaattgagaacaatttaaAATCAAACTGTGGATTGGGATGCCCTGGATGCATAGTGGTTGTCTACAAATACACAAGGTGACATTAAAAAGTGTGTTGACAGTTGTTTCACTTCATCTGCCCTGAAGTTTTGTCTCTCCAGCGCCTCAAGACTATTCCATGGAGATTTTTCTTTGCTGTTTCTGATTACCCATCTTTCCCTAGGCACTGGCTGACCAGCACGTACATCATGTTCGCCGTCCCCTACTTCGTGTACGACATCTACGCCATGTTCATGTGCTACTGGTACAAGCTGAGGGTCAAAGGGCACGAGGAGGCCTCGCCTTCCCCCCAGCACATGGTCTCGGCTCTCACCAGCTACCTGCGTCGCGAGTTCCTCATGGTGCTGCACCACGTTGTTATGGTTACCGTCTGCTTTCCTGTTTCTGTGGTAACTGTCAGACCTCTTCTTTTAAGACTGATTAACTGCTGGTGCATGTTTATGGGGGAAATTGCATATTTAGAggaaatcttttttattttagcaTTCATGTTTTTTTATACATGCTTTTTGCTTGTATAGGTGCACAATGTGTCTTTCTGGGCAGAGTGAGCTAAATGGTACTTTTCATGTAAATATGGGAACACGCTGAAATAATGTGTAGTGCATGTAATGCCATTGTATCTGTTTAGAGAAATTACTTGAGACTGATGTGATCCCTCATTTGTCTGCTTGTTGACTCGCAGCTGAAAGAGTATTTACAGTGCAAGCATAATTATAGCCACTGCACTCTGCAGCCTGCCTGCAGCAGAGCAGAAAGTATAATTGTTTTCTGGACCAGTGATTAGCCTctgtctatctctctctctctctctccctccctcttCTAGTTTGTGCGTCAAGGAAAGGGAGATTATTTCCAGGGCGTAATGTTCATGGCCGAGCTCAGCACTCCATCCGTCTGCTTAGGAAAAATACTCATTCAAGTAAGCCTTtatttagtaagagtgttattgTTGTGGAGGCACATGCCACTTCAGAGCTACGTTTCCACCATGAAGTACAGACCGTATATTACCCTTTTTATTGTCAAAAGCAGTGAAAGTGAAACGAATGCTGTGGTACAGTAGAGCAAGACACACTGATGATTGGTAACAGACATGTCACTTCACAAGAGGAAGGGGACAGGAAGGATAAACGCACGATTCAGAATTGTGACATGATCAAAAAGCATTTAAAGCTCTtgacaatattttccccaaattaTAAAAATAGACGTCTATCCCTACCCCCTCGGCAATAAACATCGTAGTGTTTGTCACTTTTACTGTTAAgcccatttaaattttttaaatcacCAAAGTAGCAGCACCCACTGAGTAAAACAGTAAACAGTTTCTCGAATTAATTTGGGTCGAGTCGAAGTATAATCTCACGTAACTTTTCCGTTGCCTCTGCACTTGTGGTCCAGTTTTGTCCGGGTCATGTTCTGGAAATCTACATGCCTTCAGATTAGATCCACCCAGACTGCCTGTTCCTGCCGTGGCTCGGCATTTCCTTTCATAATTGTCGTTTTTATTTTATCAACATTTTCTTGTGTATTTTTAGATCACTGCATACATTGTTAGCATATATAACTCTAAAACACATCTTACCTCTAGTAGACCAAGTAGTCCTCTCTGCAGTTTGAGTAAATAATGAGAGTACATTATGCGTGCACACACAGCATTGTGCTTCCTCCTTTTCTTGCTGCCTCTACAAAGGTGAATAAGCAGTTTGGATTGACATTTTGGTTTGTAGCGTAACGTTAACCGTACAATTTTCTACAAAatgtttagcaaaaaaaaaaaaaaacaggaacccATCCCTCCATGGCTAACAATTTGTCATCGTCCATGAAATCGGAAGTAGTCCACTAGATAACAGACCGCAGACAAAGGTAAATGATCTTTATTGCTGACCACAGCGTTCTGAACTGTACCATGGAGAGCTCAACCAAACTTGTGGTGGAAACGTGCCTTCTTTGTTGCCCTTTGCTTTCTCCATTTTCATTTGTCGCTCTTGGTggggacacacacagacacacgtctCTGCTCCTTCCTAGCATGCAACTTGTTTTTCACTTGCACATGGCTCCCGTTGACTGTCTCTCAACACGAGCAGCAGCTCTTTCTTAAACACCAGTCATCACATAGTAACGTAGTTTGCTTGAATAAACATCTCACGCAGACACACGCTCGATGTTCAGCAGATACACTATCAGCTTGTCTGCCATCACTCAGCACCCGCCCCGTTTGGCCGTTTGTGTGCTTGTTTGATAAGCGACCGTGCGTTACAAGCTGTGACATTACAACAATTTCTTACTGTGAATGGAAGAATAAGAGCTTGTGTTTCTTAAGCATTATCTCCCTGAAACAGATCACCTTCGTCTTGCAGTGTATCACTCTCGTTTGCACTTCACATGCACTCAGTTAACAAACTAAAATTGCCACTGCGTCATTTTCATGTTTAATTCTGGTATCTAACCTTTACACACTGTCAATAATCCTAAACACAGTATTGTGCCTGTCAAAACTTGCTCCTGTATGAAATATGAAATGCAGAAATAGAACATGAATTACTTTTCCACACACGTTTTTGTAACAGATGTGCTATTGCACCTAAGTCATGAAAACATACCAGCCATCGTTACTTACTGACCTGTCTTATACTCTTATTTTTGTGTACCTTATTTATCTCTGAGACCCAAGTCTTTTTTAAGTTATTGTTCAGTACCTACAACAGTGCTACCTAAAtacattaattatttaaaaaaatattattgtaaattatttatatatttctagCTATAATAAATATTTTTCGACGCTAAATAACATTTACAACACAAAAAATGAGAACATGAATCGCAATATTTAAGTGCATTTTTAAACAGTAGTTTTTACCTCTCAGCCAAAGAaaatatgtatatgaatgtatatttattACATTAGACAACAATTATGTATtattacacaataataatacatattaagCATTACACAAGATGGAAATGAACAATGAgtttaacaaaaaaacatttaatgggATGATCAGAAGATCTCTCCGAATGTTATGAACCCCTGTTTACATGCCACTGTTGAGTTGAGCCAAATAATGCTATGTTCTTCCACCTGACCCCAAACTAGTTGAGACTGAATCAACAGCTCCTTGCTGGTCGTATGCCATTTTGTGATCACTTCAC is a genomic window of Nerophis lumbriciformis linkage group LG11, RoL_Nlum_v2.1, whole genome shotgun sequence containing:
- the tlcd3bb gene encoding ceramide synthase, with the translated sequence MLTFLAAGSVFFPGLFLLSKQCLKSIPALRWSEGDAVIVSARLVSSVQAVMASSAGYIIASSCNDIIEDQHWLTSTYIMFAVPYFVYDIYAMFMCYWYKLRVKGHEEASPSPQHMVSALTSYLRREFLMVLHHVVMVTVCFPVSVFVRQGKGDYFQGVMFMAELSTPSVCLGKILIQYKQQHTLLHKVNGALMLITFFICRVLLFPYLYYAYGRYASIPFHLVPLSVPWHCNLGASLLMAPQLYWFSLICRGALRLFTGSSRSWRPRAGAATTEGGTAGPQPANGYSARATEPELATH